A segment of the Verrucomicrobiia bacterium genome:
TCGTGACGAAACAACTGGAAGAATTAAAGAAGCAACAGCAATCGCAGAGTGACAGCAAAAATATCGAACCGAGCGACGCCGCAAAACGGGCCAAGGCCATCGCGGACGAACAGATGCAGCGTCGCAATTATCGCCAGGCCCTGGAGACGATGGAATCCCAGTTGCAGCGCGACCCGACCACGAGCTATTACCAGGATTACATGAAAAGACTAAAGGAGGTTGTGGATGTTCAGGAAAATACTGGCCATTAGCCTCGCTTTAATTCCACTCGCGGCTCACGCGGAAACGGCGGACGATTATTTTCATCGTGGCGCGCAACTCTATATCCAGGGCGACAAGCCCAAGGCGATTCAGCAAATCGTGACGGGTTTGCAGCAATTCCCGAACGACCCGAAGCTTCAGCAAATTGCGGTGATATTACGGAAAGAGGAGCAACAACAGCAGAAAAAGAATCAGCAGCAAAAACAGCAAAATCAATCACAGCAAGACAAGGATAAAAACGGCCAGTCGCAGCAAGGTCAGAATTCGGCCAAGGATAAGCAAAATTCGCAAGGGCAAAAAAAAGACCAGGCTAAAGAAAAATCCGAGGAGCAGAAGCAGCAGGAAAAGGACGAGCAGGCTCAAGCGGGAGATAAAAAAGACGAGCAACAAAAACAGCAGCAAGCGCAACAAGAGCAAGCAGCCCAGGAAGCAAAAGACAAAGCCACTGAGGAAGCGCAAAAAGAAGCCCAGATGATGGCTGCCGGGGAGATGACTCCGAAGCAGGCGCAACAGTTATTGGACGCGGAAAAGGACGACGAGCACGTGTTCCAAGTCGCGCCGCCGAACAAAAACACGAGCCAGAGCCGGGCTTATAAAAATTGGTAGGCATTGTGAGCCGCGCAGGGCTTGTCGAATATCGCGATTTCAATTCCCGATTGATCTTCGCTTGTGCGACTGAATTCTCGTTGCTAAGGTTTCGTCGAACCTCATCACGAACCGATGCCATTATCTCTATGAAATGCGGAAACTTTTCTTTTGGAACTTTTGTTTTGTCTTCAACGCTGATCGCCGGGGCGTTCGCGCCCTGCTACGCCGCACCCGATCCGAACTGGGTGGATCATGATCGCGACCGGCCTTTGCCGCCGGTGGTCACGCCCGCCATCAATTCGACCGATGATAAAGTGGGCAAAGCGCCATCGGATGCCGTCGTGCTTTTCGACGGCGCGGATATTTCGCAATGGGTGAAGCTCGACGACGGCAGCCCGACCAAATGGATCGTGCGCGACGGTTATATGGAATGCGTGCGCGGCAGTGGTTACGTGCGCACGCTGCAATGTTTCGGTGATTGCCAATTCCACGTCGAGTGGTGCACGCCGAACCCACCACACGGAGAAGGCCAGGGCCGCGGCAACAGCGGCGTGTTCATGGGCTTCGACCGTTATGAAACACAGGTGCTCGATTCTTATGAGAGCAAGACTTACGCAGACGGCTCGGCGGGCTCCATCTACGGCCAGTATCCTCCGCTCGCAAACGTCACTTTGCCGCCCGGCAAATGGCAGACGTACGACATCATTTACACCGCGCCGCGATTCGATGCCGCTGGCAAATTGCTTTCGCCCGCGCGCGAGACGGTGATTCACAATGGCGTGCTCATCCAAAATAACGTCGAGTTGACCGGCCCGACTTCTTGGCTCGAACGCGCGCCTTACGTGGCGCATCCCGAGAAGCAGCCGATCGCTTTGCAGGACCACGGCAATCCCGTCCGCTACCGCAATATCTGGGTGCGCGAACTCGGCAAACCGGGCAAGAAAGAATTCATGCTGCCGGAAGCGACGCTGGAAAGTTACAGCGGAACTTACGATGGCAGCCTCAGAATTTCCCACGAGAACCATCAACTCGTGGCGATGTTCCAAGGCATTCGCTTCGTCATGTTCGCGGAATCACCGACCCACTTTTTCGCGAAGACAACGGACCTGCAACTGGATTTCGTGACCGGCGACGGCGGCAAAGTTACCGGCGTGAAATGGTCAGTCGGCGAAGGCAGCGGAAGTTTGGCCACCAAAAAATAATTGTCCGCGTTTAGCGCGCGGAGATTCCAATTCAAAAAAACAAAACCCCCGGCCGAAATCTTCGACCGGGGGTTTTTTGAAATAGATCAGCAGCTTACTTGCCTTTGTCGCCCTTCGCAGCGCGGGGCTTGCGTTCGGCTTTTTCAGGACGTTCCGCAACCTGGGCGGTTTCGCCCCGCTTGCCGCGCTTTTCAGTGCGCTCTTCTCTTTCCGGCGCCGGAGCTTCCTCGGCTTTGGGCAGCGGATTGAGACTTTCCACGCGCACTTTCAAGGTGGTCGTCACGCCGTGATAGAGGCGCAATTCCACTTCGTGTTCGCCGAGCGTGCGGATCGGATGTTCGAGATGGATTTTCTTTTTGTCCAGCGCGACGTCGAATTGCGTCTTGAGCTGGTCGGCGATGGTGCCGGAAGTGACGGAACCAAACATCTTGCCATCTTCGCCGGTCTTCACAGCCACGACCGCCGTGAGCTTGGACAAGCTGCGCGACAGTTCGGTCATGTGGTTGAGTTCTTCCGCTTCGCGTGTGGCGCGGCGCTGCTTGAGCGCTTCGATGCGGCGTTTGTTCGCGCCGGTCAGCGGGATCGCGAAACCTTGCGGAAACAAATAATTGCGGGCGTAGCCGGCGGCAACCTTGATCTGGTCGGACTCGGCGCCCAAGCCGACGATATTATGGGTAAGAATGACTTCAGTTTTTGGCATACAAATTTTTCGTTAAAGGTTCAAGTTGAGCGCAACACTTCGCGCCCGCAAATCATCATCAAAATGGAACGTCATCGTCTTCCGGCGGCGGACCGTCGGAATCGGGACTCTCGGCTTTCGAACTCGGCGGCGCAGGACGGCTGCTGCTGCGCGGCGAATCAGGCGCACCGCCTTCACCGCGATCACCACCGCCAAGGAATTGAAAACCTTCCAGCACCACGCCCATTCGCTGGCGTTTCTGGCCGGTTTGTTTGTCGTCCCACTGGTCGAGCTTGAGGCGGCCTTCGATCATCAACGGGCGGCCTTTTTTCATGTACTGCGCGATCGTCTCAGCCTGGCGTCCGAAAGCATCCACGTCAATGAACGTGACTTCTTCCTTCGACTCGCCGGACTCACTGCGCCACGTGCGATTGACGGCCAGCCCAATCTTGGCAATAGCAATCCCCTTGGGAGTGTAGCGCAACTCGGGGTCGCGCGTCAGGTTCCCAATCAGGATGACTTTGTTGTAACTGGGCATGAACGCTTAGGCGGCAGTGGCTTCAGCCTTGGGCGCGTTCGCTTCGGTGAACATGACGCGAAATACGTCGTCGTTCAGCGCGAACTTGCTCTGCAACTGCGGCAGCGTAGCGGCCGGGCTCGAGAAAATGACGTTGACGTAGAAGCCCGAATTGAACTTCTTGTCGGCCACGCGCGAAAAGCTGCGCTTGTCCATTTTCTGCACCGTCTCGACGCGCCCACCGGCGGCGTTGATATCCGCGGACAGCTTGTCAATCGTGTCCTTGATCGCTTCTTCTTTGCCTGCGGTGTTCAATATGAACAACCCTTCGTATCGTTTCACTCTGTTTTCCTTTTCTCTTCCGGGACTTTTATCACCCCGTTAAATTGATTCATTGCTTTCTCGGTCCCGCTGTCCAGCCAGGCCTCAACCTGTGCCGACGCCGCCGTCAAAATCTGTTCTACCGTCACCATCTCCACCGCCGTGAATGGCGCCAAAACATAACCCGTTATCTCCCGCCGGCCATCCGCCGTCCGGCCAATGCCCAATCGCTGCCGCGCAAACTCCGGGCTCGCCACATGTTGCTCGATGGATTCGAGTCCGTGATGGCCACCGCTGCTGCCGCGCGCCCGCAAACGAATTTCGCCAAACGGCAAATCGGCATCGTCCACCGCGACCAACAACCGCGCCAGCGGCAACCGATAAAATCCCACTATCGCACCGACCGTTTCGCCGCTCGCGTTCATAAACGTCTGCGGCTGCGCCAGCAAAACCGTGCGACCGTTTCGTTCCACCCGCGCGACCTGCGACTGAAACTTTTTTTCGGTCATCCACGACGCCTTCCACCGTTCCGCAAGCCGTTCCACCAGTAAAAAACCGATGTTGTGCCGCGTCCGGGCGTATTTGGCGCCGGGATTTCCCAACCCTACGATGAGATATAAATTCTCCACGGCCGGGTCGGGTGAAGCGGCCAAATTCTCTTCGGCCGCCTAAAAAATTACTTCTTCTTCTCGGCCTTTTTCTCCGCGCCCTTGTCGGCTGCCTTGGCAGCGGGAGCAGCGGCTTTATCGCCAGCCTTCGCGGCCGGAGCAGCGCCGTCTTCCTTCTTCTCCTTGATCATTTCGACTTCAGCCGAGCCAGTGGCACCCGCTTCAGCAGCGGCGGTCTCAGCGGCTTCGGTCACCGGCGCGGCGACGGCGATGACGGAGATGTGTTTGTCGCCGAGGATCTCAACGCCTTCCGGCGCCTTGATGTCACCGATGTGAATCGCCTGGCCGATTTCGAGGGCGCTGACATCCACATGAATGACTTCCGGCAAATCTTTCGGCAATGCGCGCGCGCGAATCTTGAACAAAACGTGTTCGAGAATGCCGCCGCCGTTTTTCACACCTGTAGCTTCGCCGACGGTTTCGACCGGCACCATGATCGAAACTTTTTCGTTCTCGGCGACTTCATGAAAATCCACATGCAGCACCTTGCCGCTCAAGGCATGATGCTGGACTTCCTGCACCAGCGCGAGGCGCTTGGGCCGGGCATCGTCCTTGACCGCGAGGTCAACCAGCAGGTTTTCCGAGGCGGAATGATGAATCAAATCGTCCAATTCCTTCGAGGTGACTTCGAGGTTTTGGGGCTTTTGCTGGCGGCCATAGATCACGGCGGGGATGCGGCCGGTATCGCGAAGTTTTTTGGAGCCACCGCGACGCGCCTGCGTGCGGGGAAAGGCATTCAATAATACAGATTTCATTTTTTAAATCGGCTTGGCGAACGCACTAACTCGTGCGCCCGCCTTTAAATTCAAACAGCGAAGTGACTGACGAATTACTATGAATTCGGCTGATGGCTTCGCCCAGCAACCCCGCAACTGACAAGGTATTAATCTTTATCCCGTCAATAGCGGGGCGTAGGACAGTATCAGTTGTGATTAATTCGTCAATATTTGATTTTCGCAATCTTTTGATGCCCACTTCATTCAAGATCGCGTGGGACACACAGGCGTATATCTTCTTGGCGCCCTTCTTCTTAAGCAACGCGGCGGCAGTCGTTAAAGTGCCTGCCGTTTCGGTCAAATCATCCACCATCAGTACGTTTTTACCACGGATTTCGCCAATAACCGTCATGGATTCAATTTCCATCGCATTCTTCCGCCGCTTGGCCACGATGGCGAGGTCCGTCTCCAAAACCTGCGAGTAGGCATGCGCCATTTTCAAGCCGCCCACGTCCGGGCTGACGACCAGCAAATCCTTGATCGCTTTTTTCCTGAGGTAATCATACATCACCGGCGCGGCGTAAAGATGGTCCACTGGAATATCGAAAAATCCCTGTATCTGCTGCGCGTGCAAATCCATCGTAAGAATGCGATTCGCTCCGGCGGCAACGATGAGGTTCGCAACCAATTTCGCCGTGATCGGCACGCGCGGCTGGTCTTTGCGATCCTGACGCGCGTATCCGTAGAACGGCATCACCGCCGTGATGCGCGAGGCGCTCGCCCGCCGCAACGCATCAATCATGATGAACATCTCCATCAAATGATGGTTCGTCGGCGGCGAAGTGGATTGGATGACGAACACGTCCTCCCCGCGCACGTTCTCCTCGATTTTCACGAACGTCTCGCCGTCGGGAAACGAAGTGACCGCACACTTGCCCAGCTCGAGATTGATCGAGGCGCAAATGGATTTTGCCAGTGGCAGATTCGAAGTGCCGCTAAAAATTTTCACATCGCAATTAAATTGTTACAAGCTGCCGACAAAAAAAGCCACCGGCGACGGTGACTTTCGAAAAAGGTTGGAACACTCTAACGATCCACCCCGCCCGCGCAAGCGCAATCGTAAAAATCATCGGCCATCGTTCCTGACGAGCCGCAGTTTTAGCCAAAATTTCCAGGAACAACAAAATGTTTTAAAGCGCGCTAGGGCGGTGCTGCCGCATCGCCGAAGTCCCGCCAGGAACGACAGATACCTGCCCAGCAATTTATTTGCTGGGTTGAAATCCCCTTCAAACCAAGTCCGGTAAAAGACGAAATTACCTTTTCGTGAAACCAAACCAATTCCCCTAGAGACACAACCCAAAAACCATCCCATCTCCTCCGCATCCTCAAAAAAATCACATCCAAAAAAATTTCTTCCCATCCCCCTTTTGCGCCTTTGCGTTCTGCGTCTCTGCGTCAAAAAGCCCGACCCCAAATCGTTACCCGCATCAATATCCCCGCTTGCCAACCGCAGCCCCGGTTTGTTTAATGCTCCCCGTGTTACAACAGCAAACTATCGGCCGCCCAGTGTCTTTTTCCGGCATCGGTCTCCACAGCGGCAACCGCGTTAACATGACCTTTCTACCGGCTGCCCCCGGCGCGGGCATCCGCTTCCGCCGCGTTGACCTCGAAGGCAAACCGGAGATCGAAGCGCGCGTCGAAAATGTTGTCGAGACCAACCGCTCCACCACCATCGGCAAGGGCAACACCAAAATCCACACCGTCGAACACGTCCTCGCCACCTTCGCCGGTTTCGGCATTGATAACGCCATCGTCGAACTCGACGCCAACGAACCGCCTATCGCCGACGGCAGTGCTCGCGAATATTGCAAGATGATTGACAGCGCCGGCCTCGTCGCCCAACCCGAGCGGCGCGAAGCCTACACCGTCACCGAGCCGATCGAATTGCAGATGGGCGAGACCGAGATGGCGTTGTTTCCCAATGACGTTTTCAAACTGACCTGCACCAGTTCCGACAAACACGGACGTTTCACCCAAATGTTCAGCGTCGAGATTTCCCCGAAGACCTGGGAACGCGACCTCGCGCACGCGCGCACTTTTTGCTTTTACGAGGAGATCGAATACCTCATCAAGAACGGCCTCATCCGCGGCGGCAGCCTCGAGAATGCCGTGGTCGTTCGCGACGATGCCGTGCTCACCACCGAACCGCTGCGTTATCCCAACGAATTCGTCCGCCACAAGATGCTCGACATCCTCGGCGACCTTTCGCTGATCGGCCGTCCATTGTGCGGACACCTGATCGCCGTCAAACCCAGCCACTCGGCGAACTGCGAACTCGCCCGCCTCATCACCGCGCAAATGCGCAAGCCGCTCATCAGCGCGCAAATGTTTTCCCCCCCGGCCGCGCCCGAACCCGCTGCCGCGCCGACTCCCATCAAACTGGAGGACGGCATGTCGCTCGACATCACCCAGGTGATGAAAATCCTGCCGCATCGTTATCCTTTCCTGATGGTGGACAAGGTCACGAAAATCGTTGGCAACAAAATCACCGCCATAAAAAACGTCAGCGTGAACGAGCCTTTTTTCCAGGGCCACTTCCCCGAGCACCCCATCATGCCCGGCGTATTGCAACTCGAAGCCATCGCGCAGGTCGCCGGAATCCTCACGCTTCAACGCGCCGAAACTTTCGGCAAACTCGCCTATTTCATGTCCGCCGAAAGTGTTAAATGGCGCAAACCCGTCCGCCCGGGCGATACCATCGTCATCGAAGTGGAACTTTATAAATCTCGTGGAAAAATCGGCAAAGCCCGCGGCGTTTGCCTCGTGGACGGAGAACCCGTCAGCGAGGCCGACGTGACTTTCATCCTTATGGATGCCTAGAGTGACGCAATGGAAACCATTCATCCCTCTGCGGTCATTCATCCGCGCGCACAAATCGGCGCAGGCTGCCTCATTGGCCCCTACTGTGTCATCGGCGAAAATGTTTCCCTTGGCGAAGGCTGCAAACTGCATTCGCACGTCGTCATTGATGGCCACACCCGCCTCGGCGCGAAAAACGAGATTTATCCCTTCGCCAGCATCGGCCTAAAGACGCAGGACTTGAAATGGAAAGGCGGCATCACCCGCACCGAAATTGGCGATCAAAATACCATCCGCGAATACGTCACCATTCATAGCGCCACCAGCGATGGCAACGTCACCCGTGTCGGTTCGCACAATAATCTTTTGGCATACTCCCATGTCGCGCACGATGTCACCATCGGCAACCACGTCATCATGTCAAACGTCGGCACGCTCGCCGGCCATGTCACCGTGGAGGATTACGTCATCCTCAGCGGGCTCGCCGCCGTCCATCAATTTTGCCGCATCGGAAAAATGGCCATCATCGGCGGCTGCTCAAAAGTCGTGCAGGACGTTCCCCCCTTCATGCTCGCCGACGGCAACCCCGCCGAAACCCGCACCGTCAACAAAGTCGGCATGGAACGCCACGGCATCGCCGAGGAAGTCCAGACCGCCATGCGCCAGGCCTACAAAATTTTATTTCGCGAAGGCCTCACCATCCCCAACGCCGTCGCGCGCATCGAAAAAGATTTGCCCAAATCCCCCGAACTGGACCACCTCCTCCAATTCGTCAAAACCAGCGAACGCGGCATCAGCAAATAAGCCCGCATACCATATCCATTAGGACGCCGCTGCCGCGCCGGTAACATCTCCCAACAGATGCGCACTCAAAAAATCCCCATCGCCCTGGCCATCGCCGGTTCCGACAGCGGCGGCGGCGCAGGCGTGCAGGCCGACCTCAAAACTTTTGCCGCGCTCGGCGTTCACGGCACGAGCG
Coding sequences within it:
- the ssb gene encoding single-stranded DNA-binding protein, which encodes MPSYNKVILIGNLTRDPELRYTPKGIAIAKIGLAVNRTWRSESGESKEEVTFIDVDAFGRQAETIAQYMKKGRPLMIEGRLKLDQWDDKQTGQKRQRMGVVLEGFQFLGGGDRGEGGAPDSPRSSSRPAPPSSKAESPDSDGPPPEDDDVPF
- a CDS encoding bifunctional UDP-3-O-[3-hydroxymyristoyl] N-acetylglucosamine deacetylase/3-hydroxyacyl-ACP dehydratase, yielding MLPVLQQQTIGRPVSFSGIGLHSGNRVNMTFLPAAPGAGIRFRRVDLEGKPEIEARVENVVETNRSTTIGKGNTKIHTVEHVLATFAGFGIDNAIVELDANEPPIADGSAREYCKMIDSAGLVAQPERREAYTVTEPIELQMGETEMALFPNDVFKLTCTSSDKHGRFTQMFSVEISPKTWERDLAHARTFCFYEEIEYLIKNGLIRGGSLENAVVVRDDAVLTTEPLRYPNEFVRHKMLDILGDLSLIGRPLCGHLIAVKPSHSANCELARLITAQMRKPLISAQMFSPPAAPEPAAAPTPIKLEDGMSLDITQVMKILPHRYPFLMVDKVTKIVGNKITAIKNVSVNEPFFQGHFPEHPIMPGVLQLEAIAQVAGILTLQRAETFGKLAYFMSAESVKWRKPVRPGDTIVIEVELYKSRGKIGKARGVCLVDGEPVSEADVTFILMDA
- the lpxA gene encoding acyl-ACP--UDP-N-acetylglucosamine O-acyltransferase, which produces METIHPSAVIHPRAQIGAGCLIGPYCVIGENVSLGEGCKLHSHVVIDGHTRLGAKNEIYPFASIGLKTQDLKWKGGITRTEIGDQNTIREYVTIHSATSDGNVTRVGSHNNLLAYSHVAHDVTIGNHVIMSNVGTLAGHVTVEDYVILSGLAAVHQFCRIGKMAIIGGCSKVVQDVPPFMLADGNPAETRTVNKVGMERHGIAEEVQTAMRQAYKILFREGLTIPNAVARIEKDLPKSPELDHLLQFVKTSERGISK
- the rplI gene encoding 50S ribosomal protein L9 encodes the protein MPKTEVILTHNIVGLGAESDQIKVAAGYARNYLFPQGFAIPLTGANKRRIEALKQRRATREAEELNHMTELSRSLSKLTAVVAVKTGEDGKMFGSVTSGTIADQLKTQFDVALDKKKIHLEHPIRTLGEHEVELRLYHGVTTTLKVRVESLNPLPKAEEAPAPEREERTEKRGKRGETAQVAERPEKAERKPRAAKGDKGK
- a CDS encoding 50S ribosomal protein L25, whose translation is MKSVLLNAFPRTQARRGGSKKLRDTGRIPAVIYGRQQKPQNLEVTSKELDDLIHHSASENLLVDLAVKDDARPKRLALVQEVQHHALSGKVLHVDFHEVAENEKVSIMVPVETVGEATGVKNGGGILEHVLFKIRARALPKDLPEVIHVDVSALEIGQAIHIGDIKAPEGVEILGDKHISVIAVAAPVTEAAETAAAEAGATGSAEVEMIKEKKEDGAAPAAKAGDKAAAPAAKAADKGAEKKAEKKK
- the pth gene encoding aminoacyl-tRNA hydrolase, with product MAASPDPAVENLYLIVGLGNPGAKYARTRHNIGFLLVERLAERWKASWMTEKKFQSQVARVERNGRTVLLAQPQTFMNASGETVGAIVGFYRLPLARLLVAVDDADLPFGEIRLRARGSSGGHHGLESIEQHVASPEFARQRLGIGRTADGRREITGYVLAPFTAVEMVTVEQILTAASAQVEAWLDSGTEKAMNQFNGVIKVPEEKRKTE
- the rpsF gene encoding 30S ribosomal protein S6, which produces MKRYEGLFILNTAGKEEAIKDTIDKLSADINAAGGRVETVQKMDKRSFSRVADKKFNSGFYVNVIFSSPAATLPQLQSKFALNDDVFRVMFTEANAPKAEATAA
- a CDS encoding ribose-phosphate pyrophosphokinase — its product is MKIFSGTSNLPLAKSICASINLELGKCAVTSFPDGETFVKIEENVRGEDVFVIQSTSPPTNHHLMEMFIMIDALRRASASRITAVMPFYGYARQDRKDQPRVPITAKLVANLIVAAGANRILTMDLHAQQIQGFFDIPVDHLYAAPVMYDYLRKKAIKDLLVVSPDVGGLKMAHAYSQVLETDLAIVAKRRKNAMEIESMTVIGEIRGKNVLMVDDLTETAGTLTTAAALLKKKGAKKIYACVSHAILNEVGIKRLRKSNIDELITTDTVLRPAIDGIKINTLSVAGLLGEAISRIHSNSSVTSLFEFKGGRTS
- a CDS encoding family 16 glycoside hydrolase; translated protein: MSSTLIAGAFAPCYAAPDPNWVDHDRDRPLPPVVTPAINSTDDKVGKAPSDAVVLFDGADISQWVKLDDGSPTKWIVRDGYMECVRGSGYVRTLQCFGDCQFHVEWCTPNPPHGEGQGRGNSGVFMGFDRYETQVLDSYESKTYADGSAGSIYGQYPPLANVTLPPGKWQTYDIIYTAPRFDAAGKLLSPARETVIHNGVLIQNNVELTGPTSWLERAPYVAHPEKQPIALQDHGNPVRYRNIWVRELGKPGKKEFMLPEATLESYSGTYDGSLRISHENHQLVAMFQGIRFVMFAESPTHFFAKTTDLQLDFVTGDGGKVTGVKWSVGEGSGSLATKK